In Candidatus Berkelbacteria bacterium, the following are encoded in one genomic region:
- the dnaK gene encoding molecular chaperone DnaK, whose translation MSKIIGIDLGTTNSASAVIESGKAKMIPTAEGGNLVPSIVAVNKKGERLVGTLAKRQAVTNPENTIYSVKRLMGRSFTDEEVQRDIKLMPYKIVKSGDGVKVKMAENESTPQEISSMILAKIKADAEAYLGEKVDGAVITVPAYFNDSQRQATKDAGTIAGLEVKRIINEPTAAALAYGINKEDKKDQKVAVYDFGGGTFDITIIEIGEDKGESSFEVLSTNGDTHLGGDDIDIQVMNWIVDEFKAKEGVDLTGDAMAMQRVKEAAEKAKIELSQTQEAEINLPFITADADGPKNLQMNLSRAKLESLVGDLIKKTRGICEAALKDAKLTKSDIDEVILVGGMTRMPMIQQVVKDVFGKEPSKGVNPDEAVALGAAINGGVLSGEVKDILLLDVTPLTLGLETLGGVMTPLIERNTTIPASKTETFSTASDNQPSVEIHVLQGERPMASDNRTLGKFHLDGIPPAPRGVPQVEVTFDIDANGILNVKAKDKATSKEQHITITASSGLSKEEIEKMKTEAEAHAADDAKKKELVEERNAAENLIHLSEKTLKDAGDKIKPDDKREVEDAVTAVKAVIHNDDKDKIKEEAEKLSAALQKVGAAMYDSPADSSSEASAKEEASAQEGQPKPEEELPKDDSSDEASAKADGTPDTNVPEEPKDDGDKKD comes from the coding sequence ATGTCTAAGATAATCGGAATTGACCTGGGAACAACTAACTCGGCTTCAGCCGTCATCGAAAGCGGTAAAGCCAAAATGATCCCAACCGCTGAGGGCGGCAACTTAGTGCCGTCCATCGTCGCGGTCAATAAAAAAGGCGAACGCCTTGTTGGCACGCTCGCCAAGCGCCAAGCTGTCACCAATCCGGAAAATACTATCTACTCTGTTAAACGCTTAATGGGTCGTAGCTTCACTGACGAAGAAGTTCAGCGCGACATCAAACTGATGCCTTACAAAATTGTAAAGAGCGGCGATGGCGTTAAGGTCAAAATGGCCGAAAACGAGTCTACCCCCCAAGAAATCTCCTCAATGATCCTGGCCAAAATCAAAGCTGATGCCGAGGCTTATCTCGGCGAAAAAGTCGACGGCGCTGTTATTACCGTCCCGGCATACTTTAACGACTCCCAGCGCCAGGCTACCAAAGACGCCGGCACCATTGCTGGCCTCGAAGTTAAGCGCATTATCAACGAACCAACCGCCGCGGCTCTCGCCTACGGCATTAACAAAGAAGACAAAAAAGACCAGAAAGTCGCCGTTTACGACTTTGGTGGTGGAACATTTGATATCACCATCATCGAAATTGGCGAAGACAAAGGCGAATCCAGCTTCGAAGTGCTCTCGACGAACGGTGATACTCACCTCGGTGGAGACGACATCGACATTCAAGTGATGAACTGGATCGTCGACGAATTCAAAGCCAAAGAGGGTGTCGATCTAACTGGCGACGCTATGGCTATGCAACGGGTCAAAGAAGCAGCTGAAAAAGCCAAGATCGAGCTCTCTCAAACCCAGGAAGCCGAGATCAACTTGCCGTTTATTACCGCTGACGCTGACGGTCCAAAAAACCTGCAGATGAATCTGTCGCGCGCAAAATTGGAAAGTTTAGTTGGCGACCTCATCAAGAAAACCCGAGGCATCTGCGAAGCCGCTTTGAAAGACGCCAAACTCACCAAATCTGACATTGACGAAGTTATCTTGGTCGGTGGGATGACCCGCATGCCGATGATTCAGCAAGTTGTTAAAGATGTTTTTGGCAAAGAGCCATCGAAAGGCGTTAACCCCGACGAAGCGGTTGCTTTAGGCGCGGCCATTAACGGCGGCGTCTTATCAGGCGAAGTTAAGGATATTCTTCTGCTCGACGTCACCCCGCTAACCTTGGGTCTCGAAACTCTGGGTGGAGTAATGACGCCGCTCATTGAGCGCAATACCACTATTCCCGCTTCAAAAACGGAAACGTTTTCCACGGCCAGCGACAACCAGCCATCTGTGGAAATCCACGTCTTACAAGGCGAAAGGCCAATGGCCTCCGACAACCGGACGCTAGGTAAGTTCCATCTCGATGGTATTCCACCGGCTCCCCGCGGCGTCCCGCAAGTTGAGGTGACGTTTGACATCGACGCAAACGGAATTCTGAACGTCAAAGCCAAAGACAAAGCCACTTCCAAAGAACAACACATCACCATTACGGCTTCGAGTGGGCTATCCAAAGAAGAGATCGAAAAGATGAAAACCGAGGCCGAGGCTCACGCCGCCGACGACGCCAAGAAAAAAGAGCTGGTCGAAGAACGAAACGCCGCCGAAAACCTTATTCACTTGAGCGAAAAAACCCTCAAAGACGCGGGCGATAAGATCAAACCGGACGACAAACGCGAAGTCGAAGACGCCGTTACCGCCGTCAAAGCCGTCATCCACAACGACGATAAAGACAAAATCAAAGAGGAGGCGGAAAAATTGAGTGCCGCCCTCCAAAAAGTCGGCGCCGCGATGTATGACTCGCCCGCCGACTCGTCCTCCGAAGCATCTGCGAAGGAGGAAGCTTCAGCGCAGGAGGGACAGCCGAAGCCGGAAGAAGAACTCCCCAAAGACGATTCATCCGACGAAGCCTCGGCGAAGGCGGATGGCACCCCGGACACAAATGTGCCGGAAGAACCAAAAGATGACGGGGACAAAAAAGACTAA
- a CDS encoding nucleotide exchange factor GrpE has product MTPKKKLNDNEIDKLKKELAEIKTKLETAENSRKRLAADYSNLERRMHDDRAVLEERTLAHWLHKLFPVLDNFYRASTHAPTISLDDDQTTLSEEAFQKIHAYFEGLRQIEKQLETIVADAGLTRIPTQGAHFDHNLHEAISYEACDLPAETVIDEIESGWMLKGKVIKPAKVRVSKG; this is encoded by the coding sequence ATGACTCCTAAAAAGAAATTAAACGACAACGAAATCGATAAGCTCAAAAAAGAATTGGCCGAGATTAAGACCAAACTTGAAACTGCCGAAAACAGTCGCAAACGCTTGGCGGCGGATTACTCTAACCTAGAACGGCGCATGCACGACGACCGAGCCGTGCTCGAGGAACGGACGTTAGCCCACTGGCTGCATAAACTCTTCCCTGTACTGGACAATTTCTACCGCGCTTCAACCCACGCCCCGACAATTTCACTTGACGACGACCAAACAACCTTAAGCGAAGAGGCTTTTCAAAAGATTCACGCCTATTTTGAAGGTTTACGCCAAATCGAAAAACAGCTCGAAACGATCGTCGCCGACGCCGGCCTGACGCGCATTCCGACCCAAGGGGCGCATTTCGATCATAACTTGCACGAAGCAATCTCCTACGAAGCGTGCGACCTGCCAGCAGAAACCGTCATCGATGAAATTGAATCCGGCTGGATGCTTAAGGGCAAAGTAATAAAACCGGCCAAAGTCCGCGTTTCAAAGGGGTAA
- a CDS encoding ComEC/Rec2 family competence protein, producing the protein MGVTVTPSQKFLIFWLALIAGLAVGSKIDLPVMTLFWLLALWLCLLISGQQERVELISIIMSAFIGGLAVWQLTGGEIWFKAGFLQGIVAKLEQFRDTITDRIFLAMPEPHGSLLTGILLGNRVKLDRDLLETFRVVGLSHLIAVSGYNLSILTVNAQALLRPWLGRRAVFLSFALIVAFVILSGAPSSILRAAVMASALLLATYLGRPRRSINILIFAAGFLALFEPKIIFEIGFQLSIAATYALVRLAPVIAWSLERYPKIPETLRLIIAETLAATLMTAPILIAYFERISLVSPLSNLLVLPIMPILMGIGIAGTALVLLVPALGNLALMLGWPLLEWIIQVSHRLGGLEHAVEAASLPLWATVLIVVGMVVAVEWLFLTWRRRVPDIAVNFRLARI; encoded by the coding sequence ATGGGCGTTACTGTTACGCCATCACAAAAATTCCTTATTTTTTGGCTGGCCTTGATTGCCGGCCTGGCTGTGGGCTCAAAAATCGATTTGCCGGTGATGACTTTGTTCTGGCTTTTGGCGCTCTGGCTCTGCTTACTGATAAGTGGCCAACAGGAACGGGTGGAGTTGATCAGTATTATTATGAGCGCCTTTATCGGCGGCTTGGCGGTCTGGCAGCTCACTGGTGGCGAGATCTGGTTCAAAGCTGGATTTTTGCAGGGGATTGTGGCGAAGTTAGAACAATTTCGTGACACGATTACTGATCGAATTTTTCTCGCAATGCCCGAACCGCACGGCTCCTTACTCACTGGGATATTACTTGGCAATCGGGTTAAGCTGGATCGTGACTTGCTAGAAACCTTCAGGGTCGTTGGTCTGAGTCACCTTATCGCCGTTTCTGGATATAACTTGAGCATTTTAACCGTTAACGCGCAGGCGTTATTGCGGCCGTGGTTAGGGCGCCGCGCTGTCTTTTTGTCCTTCGCGCTAATTGTAGCTTTCGTTATCCTATCCGGCGCGCCGAGCTCAATCTTGCGCGCCGCAGTCATGGCATCGGCGTTGTTGCTGGCAACGTATTTGGGTCGCCCGAGGCGATCGATTAACATTTTGATTTTTGCGGCTGGGTTTTTGGCATTATTCGAGCCGAAGATAATTTTCGAGATTGGTTTTCAACTCTCAATCGCCGCGACATACGCCCTGGTACGACTGGCGCCGGTTATCGCCTGGTCGTTGGAGCGGTATCCAAAAATACCCGAAACATTACGTTTGATTATTGCTGAGACGCTTGCCGCGACTTTAATGACCGCACCAATTTTAATCGCCTATTTCGAGCGCATCTCATTAGTCTCGCCGTTGTCCAATCTTTTAGTGCTGCCGATTATGCCGATACTAATGGGGATCGGCATTGCTGGGACGGCGTTAGTGCTGCTGGTGCCGGCGCTTGGTAATTTAGCTCTAATGCTTGGCTGGCCGCTTCTGGAATGGATCATCCAAGTTTCGCACCGCCTGGGCGGCCTTGAACACGCTGTCGAAGCCGCCTCGCTGCCACTTTGGGCGACCGTATTGATTGTGGTGGGGATGGTTGTGGCGGTAGAGTGGCTCTTCCTCACTTGGCGGCGGCGCGTTCCGGACATCGCCGTTAACTTCCGTCTCGCACGAATATGA
- a CDS encoding MBL fold metallo-hydrolase — translation MRTIPQLIGVLTLLALIVFGASKYDAQESHNDLRVWFFDVGQGDAILLDTPENQQILIDGGPDGSILRELNKALPFTDKDIDLVIVTHNHADHITGIVEVLRHYQVKEIWLTGAIHTTNIFRTMLEEINKRGVKAEVVAAGKTINFGNLGGIVLYPLEAKTGSTPEDQNALSLVTFWQYGGTTLLMTGDAGVEQESELLGRQLLRSTTILKVGHQGSHTSSSEAFLKLIQPKVGVISVGAKNQYGHPHQDVLDRYLSLGIPLLRTDQDGTIRFDITLEGYSYKTGL, via the coding sequence ATGAGAACTATCCCGCAACTAATCGGCGTCCTGACGCTGCTAGCGTTAATTGTTTTTGGTGCCAGCAAATATGATGCTCAGGAATCACACAACGACCTTAGGGTCTGGTTTTTTGACGTCGGCCAGGGCGATGCCATATTGCTCGATACTCCCGAGAATCAGCAAATCCTAATTGATGGTGGTCCGGACGGCAGTATCTTGCGCGAACTCAATAAAGCCTTGCCGTTTACCGACAAAGATATCGATCTCGTGATTGTTACCCACAACCACGCCGACCACATCACTGGAATTGTGGAAGTTCTGAGACATTATCAGGTTAAAGAAATTTGGCTGACGGGTGCCATTCACACCACGAATATCTTCCGAACAATGCTCGAGGAAATTAATAAACGCGGCGTTAAAGCCGAAGTTGTTGCTGCCGGAAAAACTATTAATTTCGGCAATTTGGGCGGCATAGTCCTCTACCCACTCGAAGCAAAGACCGGTTCGACACCGGAAGACCAGAACGCCTTATCGCTAGTAACCTTCTGGCAGTACGGTGGGACAACCCTATTGATGACGGGGGACGCAGGCGTTGAGCAGGAGTCCGAGCTCTTAGGCCGCCAGTTACTTCGCTCGACAACAATTCTAAAAGTCGGCCACCAAGGAAGTCACACAAGTTCAAGTGAGGCGTTCTTAAAACTAATCCAGCCCAAAGTTGGTGTTATCTCAGTGGGGGCGAAAAATCAGTACGGCCATCCGCACCAGGACGTCCTGGACCGTTACCTAAGTTTAGGGATACCGTTGCTACGCACCGATCAAGACGGGACGATCCGCTTCGATATAACGCTAGAGGGGTACTCATATAAAACTGGTCTCTAG
- a CDS encoding YebC/PmpR family DNA-binding transcriptional regulator has product MSGHSKWAQIKRQKGVADARRSATFGKLTCAITIAARQGADPTMNFQLRIAIDKAKAANMPKDNIERAIDRGKGGAAGGLEEMSLEAYGPGGTAYLIEAATDNRNRTISEVRAHLNKFDGKLAESGAVKYLFKHVGQIIYETDKPEELELSAIDAGATDVEQDGGTVVVTTEPKGLEAVRRNLEELGYESNEVGLEWHPTATVPVTDPAIAKKVIHLSEALDVLDDVTHVSSNFDVPAELIE; this is encoded by the coding sequence ATGTCGGGTCATTCTAAGTGGGCGCAAATCAAAAGGCAGAAGGGCGTTGCTGACGCCCGTCGCTCGGCAACTTTCGGCAAACTAACATGCGCTATTACGATTGCTGCCCGCCAGGGCGCCGATCCGACGATGAATTTTCAGCTGCGGATCGCTATAGACAAGGCCAAAGCTGCCAACATGCCCAAAGATAATATCGAACGAGCGATCGACCGCGGTAAAGGTGGTGCGGCCGGTGGCTTGGAAGAAATGTCGCTCGAGGCTTACGGCCCGGGCGGCACGGCGTACCTAATTGAGGCGGCAACTGATAACCGTAATCGGACAATCAGTGAAGTTCGTGCCCATCTAAATAAGTTCGACGGCAAGCTGGCGGAATCCGGCGCCGTCAAATACCTCTTCAAGCACGTCGGGCAGATTATTTATGAGACTGATAAACCGGAGGAGCTAGAGCTCTCGGCGATCGACGCCGGGGCGACAGATGTTGAGCAAGACGGCGGGACGGTTGTGGTGACTACTGAACCGAAAGGGCTGGAAGCGGTGCGCCGTAACCTTGAGGAGCTTGGGTACGAGAGCAACGAGGTCGGCTTAGAATGGCACCCAACCGCAACTGTTCCAGTGACCGATCCGGCCATCGCGAAGAAAGTTATTCATCTTAGCGAAGCTCTCGACGTACTTGACGACGTAACGCACGTCTCCAGTAACTTTGATGTACCCGCGGAGCTGATAGAGTAG
- the ruvC gene encoding crossover junction endodeoxyribonuclease RuvC — protein sequence MEGKRILGIDPGTTRLGHGLIEIIEGKPSLINHGCIETTPNSPETQKLSHIYEEMVRLVKEIKPDLIAVEMIFFARNSTTAFAVGQARGIVLLVAAQANIPIAEVAPLRLKKILLGNGTAKKKDIQHFIKDYFGLEKIPKPDDAADAIAVALTQFLVPKAL from the coding sequence ATGGAGGGCAAACGAATTCTTGGCATCGATCCGGGCACGACCAGGCTCGGTCATGGCTTGATAGAAATTATCGAAGGCAAACCGTCGCTAATTAATCACGGCTGTATTGAAACGACGCCGAACTCCCCCGAAACCCAAAAGCTGTCGCATATTTACGAAGAGATGGTTCGATTGGTGAAAGAAATCAAGCCGGACTTAATTGCTGTCGAGATGATCTTTTTTGCTCGCAATTCAACGACTGCTTTTGCTGTTGGCCAGGCCCGCGGTATCGTTCTGTTAGTCGCGGCACAGGCTAATATCCCGATTGCTGAAGTTGCCCCCCTCCGCTTGAAAAAAATCTTGCTTGGCAATGGCACTGCCAAGAAAAAAGATATTCAACACTTTATTAAAGACTACTTCGGCCTTGAGAAGATTCCGAAACCGGACGACGCCGCTGATGCTATTGCCGTGGCGCTGACGCAGTTTTTGGTACCAAAAGCGCTGTAG
- a CDS encoding glycosyltransferase family 4 protein: protein MSPLNTRGKLAVRLKATEPRVRVIYVSTYIPRECGIATYTKDLTNAINLLNPYCLADIVAIDDRDMNKTNYRYPWEVKYKIQQNSPKSWREAAAYINQSSAEIVHFQHEFGIYSSSAGSAGEHAVLLAEAVNKPIVVTFHTVLPRPSKAQLASVRKLAKLATAITVMVGAAVKLLVDVYGIDEKKIVVIPHGVPDIGYTTTKGAKEYLGLGDATIISGFGLLSEGKGYEYAIEAMPAIVKQNSNVKLLIIGETHPVVLRHQGEAYRHKLHALIKKLKLSRSVKMVNRYLTLGEIIDYLKATDIYITPFLGLEQITSGTLSYAIGAGKVCVTTPYRYAEEVVDDDRGVLVPPRDSCAMAATINDLLAHPRKCSIMSKKAYAYGRNMIWPSVALRHLDLFEIVKKVSYARA, encoded by the coding sequence ATGTCTCCATTAAATACCCGCGGTAAATTAGCCGTCCGCCTTAAGGCGACGGAACCGCGCGTCCGGGTAATCTACGTCTCAACCTACATCCCACGCGAGTGCGGTATTGCGACGTACACCAAAGACCTTACTAATGCTATAAACCTGCTTAATCCTTATTGTCTGGCGGACATTGTTGCGATCGACGATCGCGATATGAACAAAACCAACTACCGCTACCCGTGGGAGGTGAAATATAAAATCCAGCAAAACAGCCCGAAGTCCTGGCGCGAGGCAGCCGCTTATATTAACCAGTCCAGCGCGGAGATTGTTCACTTTCAGCACGAATTTGGTATCTATAGTTCATCTGCTGGCTCTGCCGGTGAGCACGCCGTTTTGCTTGCTGAAGCGGTCAACAAACCGATCGTTGTAACTTTCCACACGGTCTTGCCACGTCCAAGCAAGGCTCAACTAGCAAGTGTTCGTAAGCTCGCCAAGCTTGCCACGGCCATCACTGTTATGGTCGGTGCGGCGGTTAAACTTCTAGTAGATGTCTACGGCATCGACGAGAAGAAAATTGTTGTCATACCGCACGGCGTGCCAGACATTGGCTACACAACCACCAAAGGCGCCAAAGAGTATCTAGGCCTCGGAGACGCGACGATAATTTCTGGTTTTGGCTTACTCAGCGAAGGCAAGGGTTATGAATACGCCATCGAAGCGATGCCCGCGATCGTCAAGCAAAACAGCAACGTCAAACTCCTCATCATTGGCGAAACTCATCCTGTTGTTCTTCGCCATCAAGGCGAGGCATATCGCCATAAACTCCACGCTCTAATTAAAAAACTCAAATTGTCACGTTCAGTAAAAATGGTAAATCGTTACCTGACGCTTGGGGAAATAATCGATTACCTAAAGGCGACAGATATATATATCACGCCGTTTTTGGGATTGGAACAGATTACTTCCGGCACGCTCTCTTATGCCATCGGTGCCGGTAAGGTCTGCGTTACTACGCCATATCGCTACGCGGAAGAGGTGGTGGACGACGATCGCGGCGTGTTAGTACCGCCAAGAGACTCGTGCGCAATGGCCGCGACTATCAACGATCTGCTCGCCCACCCAAGAAAGTGCTCGATTATGTCCAAAAAAGCATATGCCTATGGGCGTAATATGATCTGGCCGAGCGTTGCCCTGAGGCATCTAGATCTCTTCGAGATCGTTAAAAAGGTTAGCTATGCTCGAGCTTAA
- a CDS encoding glycosyltransferase, whose product MLELKEFRNRPVLTHLKRLTTKDGLVQHADKEVPDPSFGYSIDDNARALMVCLWHHKIFGDEAILRLAEIYFNYVKKVEKDGGSFHNFLSFTEQILDNEGSEDSIGRAIWALGEACADSPMKFMKEAAEGSLKRSALEHHLEHPHVRTKAYVLLGLISANDETMARIWANKLVDIFHANSSPDWQWFEEALRYANGILPYALAKAYISTKDKRYLEISEQSFRWLNGVSRLDDKPAPIGQNGWYFKDGDKAEYDQQPLEAADMVLAATALYEATKNEEFLRNALEWMSWYHGNNTANKPLISEQTGGIYDAVTPGGVNENQGAESIVTYLLAYLALSEIAHESA is encoded by the coding sequence ATGCTCGAGCTTAAAGAGTTTCGTAACCGGCCGGTACTTACCCACTTGAAACGCCTGACAACAAAAGACGGGCTAGTTCAGCACGCCGATAAAGAAGTCCCCGACCCGAGTTTTGGGTACTCGATTGACGATAACGCCCGCGCCTTAATGGTCTGCCTCTGGCACCACAAGATATTCGGCGATGAGGCAATTCTACGGCTGGCCGAAATCTACTTTAACTACGTTAAAAAAGTCGAAAAAGACGGCGGAAGCTTTCACAACTTTCTTAGTTTTACCGAACAAATTTTGGATAACGAGGGCTCGGAGGACTCTATCGGCCGCGCGATTTGGGCCCTGGGAGAAGCATGTGCAGATTCACCGATGAAGTTCATGAAAGAAGCTGCAGAGGGGTCCTTGAAGCGCTCAGCGCTAGAGCATCACTTGGAGCATCCACATGTGCGGACAAAAGCATATGTTTTACTTGGTTTAATTTCAGCGAATGACGAAACAATGGCTCGAATTTGGGCCAATAAATTAGTCGATATTTTTCACGCTAATTCAAGTCCCGACTGGCAGTGGTTTGAGGAAGCTCTGCGTTACGCTAACGGCATTTTGCCGTACGCCTTGGCGAAAGCTTACATTTCTACCAAAGACAAACGATACCTGGAAATTTCAGAGCAATCTTTCCGTTGGTTGAATGGAGTCTCAAGGCTCGATGACAAGCCTGCACCGATTGGCCAGAACGGCTGGTACTTCAAGGATGGTGACAAAGCTGAATACGACCAACAGCCACTAGAGGCGGCCGACATGGTTCTTGCTGCCACGGCGCTCTACGAGGCAACGAAAAACGAGGAGTTTCTACGAAACGCCCTTGAATGGATGAGTTGGTATCACGGCAATAACACCGCTAATAAACCGCTCATTAGCGAACAGACTGGCGGCATATACGACGCTGTGACGCCAGGCGGTGTCAACGAGAACCAAGGAGCCGAGTCGATCGTCACATATTTGCTGGCCTACCTTGCCTTGTCCGAGATCGCTCATGAGTCCGCATAA
- a CDS encoding Gfo/Idh/MocA family oxidoreductase, whose translation MSPHKLGVIGAGAFTDFALQGYKEHLDTLELTAITDPKLELAKSLAAKYGIKKVYASNEELFQDESISIVLILTPPNTHFVLAKQALEHDKHVLVEKPIAFKEDDALELINLADAKSRQLSANLVLRHHPFHRKIADYVQNGSLGKLERIESVAKLAAYPVGHWYWDAKISGGFFLNTFCHFLDLYDFIFGLSPGSLESSGSTDKVVTIKSTYPDGQSATLQADIHVKNEDEFVETVYFFEKAVIKTRGWLPEEMAIEQDGALKTWRNDEKLPLYRQLLAEIMEELLRRVDNPAVKTLITHQALLQAVKSPTRAEHNWLS comes from the coding sequence ATGAGTCCGCATAAATTGGGCGTCATTGGCGCTGGGGCTTTTACGGACTTCGCACTCCAAGGTTACAAAGAGCATCTCGACACGCTTGAATTAACAGCGATCACCGACCCTAAATTGGAGCTCGCCAAGAGTCTGGCCGCAAAATATGGCATAAAAAAAGTATATGCTTCGAACGAGGAGTTGTTTCAGGATGAGAGTATCAGTATCGTTTTGATCCTGACGCCGCCTAACACTCATTTTGTACTAGCCAAGCAAGCGCTCGAACATGATAAACATGTGTTAGTCGAAAAGCCGATCGCCTTTAAGGAAGATGACGCCCTCGAGTTAATCAACTTGGCAGACGCAAAATCCAGACAACTTTCCGCCAACCTAGTTTTGCGCCACCACCCATTCCACAGAAAAATTGCCGACTACGTTCAGAACGGCTCGCTGGGTAAACTAGAGAGAATCGAGTCGGTCGCTAAACTTGCCGCTTATCCGGTCGGCCACTGGTACTGGGACGCCAAGATCAGCGGCGGGTTTTTCCTGAACACTTTTTGTCACTTCTTAGACTTGTATGATTTCATCTTTGGCTTGTCGCCAGGCAGTCTTGAGTCCTCAGGAAGTACCGACAAGGTCGTGACAATTAAATCAACCTATCCTGACGGCCAGAGCGCGACGCTTCAGGCAGATATCCACGTCAAGAACGAAGACGAGTTTGTGGAGACCGTCTATTTTTTCGAAAAAGCCGTCATTAAAACCCGTGGCTGGCTGCCAGAAGAAATGGCTATAGAGCAAGACGGCGCACTCAAGACCTGGCGAAATGATGAAAAGTTGCCACTTTATCGCCAGCTACTCGCCGAAATTATGGAGGAACTACTACGACGCGTTGATAATCCCGCCGTGAAGACGCTCATAACTCACCAGGCCTTGCTTCAAGCGGTCAAGAGCCCTACAAGAGCAGAGCATAATTGGTTAAGCTAA